The Callithrix jacchus isolate 240 chromosome X, calJac240_pri, whole genome shotgun sequence genome contains a region encoding:
- the LOC100396172 gene encoding cancer/testis antigen 47A-like, translated as MSATGDPDPTQGDQEALVSQEGAQVEVAGAGDWEGIDPGPNSGFVVPVAEVAGDAGPMEGLSVEEGEQAAGLPAAPGDRSVEEDSDIELLEEEEEEEEEEEEGEADLNLNLIMVPHRYPMMGVRFVLLDLVQSLYRRLYQNDHIIIGPRHRSRLMAMARAAALNRSGDPHWLLAPQRLGVGIPGPEGHGLGLIQEAASVPEPMVLADPAEMAGEPAEESAEEAAEEPPAEGPATEELAAEELAAEEPAAEEATAPKEVTKSQPEKWDEEAQDAADEEKKDQEQEKDVKSKGKNSKGT; from the exons ATGTCTGCCACAGGGGATCCAGACCCAACCCAAGGAGACCAGGAGGCCCTGGTGAGCCAGGAGGGAGCGCAAGTTGAGGTGGCCGGAGCTGGTGACTGGGAGGGCATTGATCCTGGTCCCAATAGTGGCTTTGTGGTGCCCGTGGCTGAGGTGGCGGGAGATGCAGGGCCCATGGAAGGCCTCAGTGTGGAGGAGGGTGAGCAAGCGGCAGGCCTGCCCGCAGCCCCCGGGGACAGGAGCGTCGAGGAGGACTCGGATATTGAGctgttggaggaggaggaggaggaagaggaggaggaggaagagggggaagcGGACCTCAACCTCAATTTGATCATGGTCCCTCATCGCTACCCCATGATGGGTGTTCGCTTTGTGTTACTCGACCTGGTCCAGTCCCTTTACCGCCGCCTCTATCAAAACGACCACATCATCATAGGGCCCCGTCACCGTAGCCGCCTGATGGCGATGGCCCGTGCTGCCGCACTCAATCGCTCGGGTGATCCCCACTGGCTGCTGGCACCTCAGAGGCTGGGCGTGGGGATCCCAGGGCCAGAGGGCCATGGCCTGGGCCTGATCCAGGAGGCCGCATCAGTCCCAGAGCCTATGGTGCTAGCCGACCCCGCCGAGATGGCAGGGGAGCCTGCAGAAGAGTCAGCTGAGGAGGCTGCAGAGGAACCACCTGCAGAGGGACCGGCCACAGAGGAACTGGCCGCAGAGGAACTGGCCGCAGAGGAACCAGCCGCAGAGGAGGCCACAGCCCCCAAAG AAGTCACTAAATCTCAGCCTGAGAAGTGGGATGAAGAGGCCCAAGATGCtgcagatgaagaaaagaaagatcaagaacaagaaaaggatgtgAAAAGCAAGGGGAAGAACTCCAAAGGGACCTAG